The nucleotide sequence GGGTGCGACGCTGGCCGCTAGGAAGGCGATGCCTTTCCGTGCCGTCGCCGATGGCGAGACGGTCAGCGGCACGTTCACCGGAACCGTCCAGCTATCGAGCGGCAAGTTCGCCATCGTGGAGAAGAGCCACGAGTTCACGCTCGTCCTGTGGCGCCCAGTCATTGATCGTCAGCTCGGGCGCGAGGTGTCTGGGATTGCGCAGGGCGGCTCGGTGTCGTGGCAGATTGGGCGGCAGCGGGGACTTGGAATTTGACGACAGCTGGTCTCGTAGCCGCCGCTGTTTCTCAACCTCGTGAATGCCCAGGATTTGCTCAGCAAGAAAGTCGATCAACAAACGGGCGCGAGCAATCTCAACCCGCTCTAGGACAATCAGCATCCTAAATTGAACGGATGGGCAGAGGCAATCCGTAAGAACAGCTTCACTCCTTCCATCGGGCGTTAGTCGTCGGTAATTCATTGCCACCAATCCGCCACCATAACGGGAGATCCTATGACAGTGCGGATCGAATATTTCGTACCGCGACTAAAGCGGCCTCTACATCCTGAGGAGCCGCTTTTTCAGAGAGTCTGCGGTTCCAGGGGATTCTCGCATCTGTCGCTTTCTTGTATACTTCAATACCTTTCAGAGTAGGTATAACGTGCGGCGCGCGTAGATGACGTGGGTTAGCCGCCATCTCCAAAAAACCAACATCTATTAGTTCATTTACAACTCGGCGTACCGATTGGCGCGATTGACCTAATGATCGTGCAATGTCTGCCATCGTAATACGGTCCTGTGTGTTCGCCACAGTGCCCAGGACTTGCCATCGTGCGCTCGTCAAGCCGAGCGGGCCTACCAACGAATCTCCTGCTGCGATGAGTCGGCCATGCAATCGCAATATCTCGAATATCAGCTCGCCTGTTTTTGATTCGTGCTCGTCCGCCATTCCATGTCGATACAGGATTGACAGCATACTGTCCATATTCATATTGGCAGCATGTTGTCAGATGGAATGGTTGGGACCGAATGCTGGGGTCGGTGCACATACGGGAATTCGAGCCGTGCCTTGGCTCATCATGGCGTAACAGGCGCAATGAAATTCTACCAAGGCTGAGCTCATTCAGCCACGCGCCTGGATGTATCTGGCAGGAAAACGGACTAACGGGCCGTGAGTTGGATGAAGCCATTCGACACTGGGTCAGGTTCGATTTTTCAGCATTTGAGCGCAGCTTGGCAGCCCTCGAACACTACACCGCTATAATATCCGAACAGAATATACACTTCGTACATGTCCGTAGTAACAAATCTAACGCCATACCCGTCCTGCTTCTCCATGGATGGCCCGGGTCGTTTCTCGATACTGCAAATATAGCAAATTCCTTGAGTGAATTGGATAGTGCAGCACTCGGCTTTGATTGCATATGCCCGTCACTCCCAGGATTTGCCTTCTCAACACCTCTACATAAGTCTCCGACGATAGGATTTATCACTGATATGCTGCTTGATCTAATGGCAGCTATTGGGCACGATCATTTTTACATTCATGGCGGGGATTGGGGCTCGGTGCTCGCACAGTCTCTAGCCGCCCGATCACCAGAACGCGTGCGAGGTATACACCTCACCTTTCTCCCTACGCCGCCCCCCGACTCGGTTACATTTAGCGGTGAAGACGAAGAAAGGGCAAAGCTTATGCGCTTTTACATGAAGCAACGCGCACCATATTGGCTCGTCCAATCGGACACTCCTGACAGCCTAGGATTAGCTCTAAACGACTCACCGGTTGGACTCCTTTCGTGGCTGGGAGACCGTTTTCTCCGTTGGAACGACGGGTACCTGCCGATACCTTTTCGGGCTCTTATTGAAACCGCCACACTTTACTGGTGCACTACCTGTGCCGGCACTTCGGCGCACATCTATCATGCAAACCGCAGGATGGATCGCTTATCGCTTCCGGCAACCCCGGTCGGCGTGGCCGTTATGCCGCGCGACCTTGTATTGCCCATCAGAGCCTTGGCTGAACGGCGCTTTAATATCCACAGGTGGACCGAATTCGAAAAAGGTGGCCACTTTCCTGGCTTCGAGGTTCCCCAGCTCACGGCCAATGACCTCAAAACCTTCATAGGGGATATAGAAAATGCTTGGTGACTACTTCATCCACCGGATCGATAAATTCAGAATTCCCGAAGAGAAACTCGAGAAGTTCGTTGCAGAGGTATCCGAAACACACCGCGCTATCGGCGCTATTGAGGGATGCGTTCGCAATGAAGTGCTGATCAAAGCGTCGGGCAATGGGCAGTACAACGTGGTAACTCATGTGGTCTGGCGAGACCAGGACTGCTTAAAATCCGCGATCCTACATATGAAAGGTTACCATGATCGCCACGGCGGAAAGCCGGCGTTGCCGATAGGCGCGGTCGAGGACCGTGCGGTCTACCGCTCAATTCCAGTATGATGCCGCAATGAAATGCGTCGAGCAAAGAAATTACAGGATAACGCTCGACATTGGCGCGGCCGAATATCGCTTACTTCCCTGATACAAACTTTGGCTGTCGCAGAGTTCCTAAATTTCCGTCACGCCGCTAACGCTCTGGGAGTTACACAGTCGAGCGTCAGTGCCCGCATTAAAGGGTTGGAAGACGTACTTGAAATCCCACTGTTCGAACGGCGCCATCGAGGTGTCCGGCTAACTGAGGCAGGGCGTAAATTCGTGGCCGAGGTGTCGGCCAGCATTGAGCAGCTAGACTATGCGGTGCGCACGGTCGGAGCGGTTTCGCACGGCGTCGAAGGAAGCATTGGTATCGGGCTTCACAGCCCTATTGTCAGCGGCTTCCTCGCTGACCTTCGACGACGCTTCCGAGCCAGCTATCCGATGATCGAGCAAGCGATCATAGAAGGCCGGTCGTCGGAAATTGTTGCGCTGGTTCGCGAGGGCAAGTTGGACGTGGCCTTCGTAGCCGGTGCGATACGGGCGCCTGATTGCCATACGCGACAGTTATGGAGCGAGCGGATGGTGATTGCTCTGCCGGCAGATCATCTTCTCTCCGGCAGGCAATCTCTTGTATGGCTTGACGTTGCGAACGAGAGGTTCCTCATCCGCCATGGTGGCATGGGACCTCAAATTTTCGACCATGTTGTGCGTCGGGTCAGCGAGTGCGATCAGCTCCCGCATATACGTCGCTGCGACGTTGGGCGAGATACGTTAATGGGTATGGTAGCGGCTGGTGACGGGATCACCCTCACAACCGAAGCGGTGACGCATATTCCGTTTCCAGGTATTGTTTTCCGTTTAATCGAAGATGAGACCGAGCCGGCACAGTTTAGCGCGGTGTGGTCCCCGCATAACCGCAGCCCTACGCTCAAACATCTGCTCGACATCGCTACGGAAATAGGCCGGTCAGCGTGACCTCGTAACAAGTTTGGCGGGCTCAACACTTAGCGCCTCTGCTATCTGCCCCAGCACTGTGACACTCGCCGACACGTCCGCGCGTTCGATCGCGCCGATGTAGCGCGCGCTCAGCCCAGCACGGTCCGCCAGCTCCTCCTGCGTCATCTCCCTGTCATGACGCATCCGACGCAGGTTGGTCGCCATGACCTCCTTGAGGTCCATGACCGGCGAGGAACCAGCGCAGGAACGATCGTTCTAGGAATGATCGTTCCGATTCGTAGCGATGTGCTATACACGGTCACTTCCGAGCGGTGGATGCGAGGTGGACTATGCGGGCGCGGCCCGAACTCGACCCGGATGTGGACGATCTGGCGCCGGCAGCGCCGGAGATCACGGATTATGACGAAGCCCATTTCGTCACCTACATGCGCCTGCTCGACGCCGAGGCGGATCGGGCCGACTGGATGGAGGTGGCGCGGGTCGTGTTGCATCGCGATCCGGCAGTCCCGACGACCCAGGCCTGTTGGGAAAGCCATCTCGCGCGGGCGCGGTGGATGACGCACACCGGCTACCGCCATCTGCTCGAACGTGCGGCCTTCGAAGCCCGATCCCGCCCGCATTGACCGTCCCTTTTCTTCGCTAAAGTATCCGGCAGCCCGATCGCCGGCGATTTCCGTTGCCCGTGCCGAAGACGTGCATTCTCTGATCGGCTCCCTTTCGACGGAGCCGGTATGCGCGGAGGCCAGATACTCTGGGGGCAGGTCGCCCTCGTTCTCGCGATCGTGGTCGCCACCACTTGGGGGGCGACGCAATGGACCGCTTGGCGCCTCGGTTTCCAGCCCCAGCTCGGAACGCCGTGGTTCGAAGTGGCAGGCTGGCAGGTCTATCATCCGCCGCTCTTCTTCTGGTGGTGGTACTTCTACGACGCCTATGCGCCCGCGATCTTCGTCGAAGGTGCGCTCATCGCCGCGTCTGGCGGCTTCGTCTCGATCGCGGTGGCGATCGGCCTGTCGATGTGGCGGGCGAAGGAGGCGAAGAACGTCGCCACCTACGGCTCCGCGCGTTGGGCATCCCCAGAGGAGGTGAAGGCGGCGGGGCTGCTCGGCTCGGACGGCGTGCTGCTGGGGCGACTCGACAGGGACTATCTTCGTCACGACGGCCCCGAGCATGTCCTGTGCTTCGCGCCGACCCGTAGCGGCAAGGGCGTCGGCCTCGTCGTGCCGACGCTGTTGACCTGGCCGGGCAGCGTCATCGTCCACGACATCAAGGGTGAGAACTGGACGCTGACCGCCGGCTTCCGCGCACAGCATGGCCGCGTGCTGCTGTTCGATCCCACCGACGCGGCGTCCTCGGCCTACAACCCGCTGCTGGAGGTGCGCCGCGGCGACATGGAGGTCCGCGACGTCCAGAACATCGCCGACATCCTCGTCGATCCCGAAGGCGCGCTCGACAAGCGTAACCATTGGGAAAAGACCAGCCACTCGCTGCTGGTCGGGGCGATCCTCCAAGTTCTCTATGCCGAGCCCGACAAGACGCTGGCCGGCGTCGCCAGCTTTCTCTCCGACCCGAAGCGCCCGGTCGAGGCGACGCTGCGCGCGATGATGTCGACACCGCACCTCGGCGAAGCCGGCGTCCATCCGGTCATCGCCTCGTCGGCACGCGAGCTGCTGAACAAGTCCGACAACGAGCGCTCGGGGGTGCTGTCGACCGCCATGTCGTTCCTCGGCCTCTACCGCGATCCGGTGGTGGCGAAGGTAACGGCGCGGTGTGACTGGCGCATCGCCGATCTAGTGGCGGGCAAGCGCCCGGTCAGCCTCTACCTCGTCGTGCCGCCGTCCGACATCGCCCGCACGAAGCCGCTGATCCGCCTGATCCTCAATCAGGTCGGCCGGCGGCTGACCGAGGAGCTGAACGGAGCGGCCAAGCGCCACCGCCTGCTGCTGATGCTCGACGAGTTTCCGGCGCTCGGCCGGCTCGACTTCTTCGAGAGCGCGCTGGCCTTCATGGCGGGTTACGGCATCAAGAGCTTCCTGATCGCGCAGAGCCTCAACCAGATCGAGAAGGCCTACGGCGCGAACAACAGCGTGCTCGACAACTGCCACGTCCGCGTCGCCTTCGCCACGAACGACGAGCGCACCGCCAAGCGCGTATCCGACGCGCTCGGCACCGCGACCGAGATGCGCGACTCCACGAACTACGCCGGCCACCGGCTGTCGCCGTGGCTGGGACATCTCATGGTGTCCCGGCAGGAGACGGCGCGACCACTGCTAACGCCCGGCGAGGTGATGCAGCTTCCGCCCGCGGACGAGCTGCTGCTGGTCGCGGGCGTGCCGCCGATCCGGGCGAAGAAGGCGCGCTACTACGAGGATGCCCGGTTTCGCGAACGGTTGCTGCCCCCGCCCAAGCCGGCGGAACCGAAGCGCCCGGCGGCGGCACCGGCAGACGACTGGTCGGCGCTGGCGATCCCGACGCCCGCAACAGGATCGGTGGAGAGCAGTGCCGATGGCAGCACCACCGATCCGGCCAATGCCGGCATCCGCCGCGAGCCGGAATTGCCGGAGCAGGAGGAGATCGCTCCGCCGGAGCGCCCGGCCGTCAACGAGTTCGACGTGCTCGACGACGACCCGGACGTGGACGCCGCCAAGGCGCGCAGTCCGCGCAGCCAGATCACGTCGGTCGCGCGGCAGGCGTCGATGGACCCGGCCGATGGCGTCG is from Methylorubrum populi and encodes:
- a CDS encoding helix-turn-helix transcriptional regulator; translated protein: MDLKEVMATNLRRMRHDREMTQEELADRAGLSARYIGAIERADVSASVTVLGQIAEALSVEPAKLVTRSR
- a CDS encoding LysR family substrate-binding domain-containing protein yields the protein MAEVSASIEQLDYAVRTVGAVSHGVEGSIGIGLHSPIVSGFLADLRRRFRASYPMIEQAIIEGRSSEIVALVREGKLDVAFVAGAIRAPDCHTRQLWSERMVIALPADHLLSGRQSLVWLDVANERFLIRHGGMGPQIFDHVVRRVSECDQLPHIRRCDVGRDTLMGMVAAGDGITLTTEAVTHIPFPGIVFRLIEDETEPAQFSAVWSPHNRSPTLKHLLDIATEIGRSA
- a CDS encoding conjugal transfer protein TraG → MRGGQILWGQVALVLAIVVATTWGATQWTAWRLGFQPQLGTPWFEVAGWQVYHPPLFFWWWYFYDAYAPAIFVEGALIAASGGFVSIAVAIGLSMWRAKEAKNVATYGSARWASPEEVKAAGLLGSDGVLLGRLDRDYLRHDGPEHVLCFAPTRSGKGVGLVVPTLLTWPGSVIVHDIKGENWTLTAGFRAQHGRVLLFDPTDAASSAYNPLLEVRRGDMEVRDVQNIADILVDPEGALDKRNHWEKTSHSLLVGAILQVLYAEPDKTLAGVASFLSDPKRPVEATLRAMMSTPHLGEAGVHPVIASSARELLNKSDNERSGVLSTAMSFLGLYRDPVVAKVTARCDWRIADLVAGKRPVSLYLVVPPSDIARTKPLIRLILNQVGRRLTEELNGAAKRHRLLLMLDEFPALGRLDFFESALAFMAGYGIKSFLIAQSLNQIEKAYGANNSVLDNCHVRVAFATNDERTAKRVSDALGTATEMRDSTNYAGHRLSPWLGHLMVSRQETARPLLTPGEVMQLPPADELLLVAGVPPIRAKKARYYEDARFRERLLPPPKPAEPKRPAAAPADDWSALAIPTPATGSVESSADGSTTDPANAGIRREPELPEQEEIAPPERPAVNEFDVLDDDPDVDAAKARSPRSQITSVARQASMDPADGVEL
- a CDS encoding DUF2285 domain-containing protein, whose product is MRARPELDPDVDDLAPAAPEITDYDEAHFVTYMRLLDAEADRADWMEVARVVLHRDPAVPTTQACWESHLARARWMTHTGYRHLLERAAFEARSRPH
- a CDS encoding antibiotic biosynthesis monooxygenase translates to MLGDYFIHRIDKFRIPEEKLEKFVAEVSETHRAIGAIEGCVRNEVLIKASGNGQYNVVTHVVWRDQDCLKSAILHMKGYHDRHGGKPALPIGAVEDRAVYRSIPV